From the Vibrio vulnificus CMCP6 genome, one window contains:
- a CDS encoding deoxynucleoside kinase, producing the protein MNKFIVFEGLDACGKTTLSSIYAKEMNTIVHNAVVPEAHDLRKVIDSYESKESAFLFFLLNNLLKSNDVSKLLNDEDVILDRYVFSTLAYQTIMLGEDIVKNIFDTLKINKKILLPEVIIFVKADIETINNRIEARGGTVQWYGDAVTQNNSVESAYHKVFKWFDIPIVEVDTSEKYGRSVEENYLLMKEQVEHVLSGGSNFYSF; encoded by the coding sequence GTGAATAAATTTATCGTTTTTGAAGGGTTAGATGCATGTGGGAAAACAACATTAAGCTCTATATATGCGAAAGAAATGAATACTATCGTTCATAATGCGGTAGTCCCTGAAGCTCATGATCTAAGAAAGGTCATTGACTCCTATGAGTCAAAAGAGAGTGCATTTCTATTTTTTTTGTTAAATAATTTATTGAAGAGTAACGATGTTTCGAAATTATTAAACGATGAAGATGTCATATTAGATAGATATGTATTTTCAACTTTGGCCTACCAAACAATTATGCTTGGGGAAGATATTGTCAAAAATATTTTTGACACACTTAAAATTAATAAAAAAATACTTCTTCCAGAAGTGATAATTTTTGTTAAAGCTGATATTGAAACAATAAACAACAGAATAGAGGCCAGAGGTGGCACAGTTCAGTGGTACGGCGATGCAGTTACGCAAAATAATAGTGTTGAATCAGCATATCACAAAGTTTTTAAGTGGTTTGATATTCCAATTGTAGAGGTCGATACATCAGAAAAATATGGCCGTTCGGTAGAAGAAAATTACCTACTAATGAAAGAACAGGTCGAGCACGTTCTTTCGGGAGGGAGTAATTTTTACAGTTTCTAG
- a CDS encoding viperin family antiviral radical SAM protein: MTTAQSRKTKELVINWHMTEVCNYSCKYCFAKWGRPKELHRSEQAIDNLLDKLADYFIKGTPVLKEKLGYESVRLNFAGGEPMMLGNTFVTALVLAKQKGFKTSTITNGHYLIHGKSPLPKDTLDMIGISFDSQYLSTRMKIGRNDRKGNSFGVNDLTHALARLTQSQTGIKTKINTVINSLNWEEDFTNLISSLNPYKWKVLQVMPYGDNELLISKEQFDNFVHRHSGLGLPIYFESNSTMTESYLMISPEGCFYQNTANKSGYKYSECINSCGVEKALSQIEFNPITFASRYKKTNIDIVDVS; this comes from the coding sequence ATGACAACAGCACAATCTAGAAAAACAAAAGAACTGGTAATCAATTGGCACATGACAGAAGTCTGCAATTACAGTTGTAAATACTGTTTTGCAAAATGGGGACGCCCCAAAGAACTCCATCGTTCAGAACAGGCAATCGATAACTTATTGGATAAGCTAGCAGACTACTTCATCAAAGGCACTCCAGTCTTAAAAGAAAAGCTGGGGTACGAAAGTGTTCGTCTTAACTTTGCAGGAGGGGAACCAATGATGTTAGGAAATACGTTCGTTACCGCTTTGGTTCTTGCAAAACAAAAAGGATTTAAAACCTCAACCATAACTAATGGACATTACCTAATTCATGGAAAATCACCGTTGCCGAAAGATACTTTAGACATGATTGGAATCAGCTTTGACAGTCAGTACTTAAGTACACGTATGAAAATAGGAAGAAACGATCGAAAAGGAAACTCTTTTGGCGTTAATGATTTAACACATGCTCTAGCGAGACTCACACAGTCACAAACAGGAATCAAAACAAAGATTAATACTGTAATTAACAGTCTTAATTGGGAAGAGGATTTCACTAATTTAATTTCTAGTCTAAATCCATACAAATGGAAAGTGTTACAGGTCATGCCTTATGGTGATAATGAACTACTAATTTCCAAAGAACAGTTCGATAATTTTGTTCATAGACATAGTGGATTAGGATTACCTATTTATTTTGAGTCTAATTCTACTATGACAGAATCATACTTAATGATTAGTCCAGAGGGTTGCTTTTACCAAAACACTGCCAATAAATCTGGGTATAAATACAGCGAATGCATTAATTCATGCGGTGTGGAAAAAGCTCTTTCTCAAATAGAGTTTAATCCAATTACGTTTGCTTCAAGATATAAAAAAACTAATATTGACATTGTAGATGTATCATAA
- a CDS encoding ankyrin repeat domain-containing protein, which yields MATFPTFESVLLQIAKALGANGQMTSKSKSKFKYVEMTMDNLSNTWESILDDIADALGLDERAKKDLTSNVADDYLMHKNIELNVYSSKASQRKIVWHYLARVIIPALARHTVFWQIESKMDEGMPGGRFWYLPAVDSTIEPKQLLLPVPRVLNWLIDLIQGTHESIASNLEKDLKIHDGHGTVLKNLYNWKKAKSTPEVSSINNLFLDKVNIQFCGCFEPDEKSSQFEQALEFIEKKGLSYEDLQHEIAIDCEDLKRIIRSECPAAEQQDFVQKLKVRYQAPSSEVIRMRLLIARAIQEGYEQLVKYLTPGVDKLCFDLNENKTLQLVELYNYVYNITFKAHIQKGSLGYHAENKYFEEQLPSFYRYDLLRLFTTDNEHDIPWSALDRINCIFSRSGEEDILDNVFPTSQDEFEKMCKLIKEEGDYSNNYLMRRDVLIDKLKQNKAPFKQLQNIDDFELVYGARIVQMNQYSNPNIGEMIVERLKSLEATPTESMRRILFELETHLLLKKFGSKTEEKVSALLDEAKNCDDFKFSKANILRYEALHYIAQNKLKEAEKNLNLAIDECKKYSFGKFRGLLARDAFSLAIANQKLIPNNHEKYFRDMYYWGGLKVESNIYDVSRELHEYFWDKLYQCYPNYQPLFSSCSSDMGKFSRDFAECIKNGYSIELVLKKHKDLKNKQLKYPQADSIILLMMKMSYEMRAKLNSYKQMVQVDIANEVSNVFSAMVTGIRKIIELWPEIVNITDFKLQTPLMLAANNRDHQTVEALLKANADPNLQDFTGRTALHAAAASRCLKSAYLILEHGCDATLINEEGETALHTAIRMGDLPIIELLIEKKPGLLKIEDSKGIIPEQLAREIGNNPLAYDVLKNFLLSEGRSIVTHETYKKILEVF from the coding sequence GTGGCTACTTTTCCAACCTTCGAATCGGTACTTCTTCAGATTGCTAAAGCGCTTGGCGCTAATGGTCAGATGACGTCAAAATCGAAAAGCAAGTTTAAATATGTCGAGATGACGATGGATAATTTATCTAATACTTGGGAAAGTATTTTGGATGATATAGCGGATGCTTTAGGGCTTGATGAAAGAGCGAAAAAAGATCTGACCTCCAATGTTGCAGACGATTACTTGATGCATAAGAACATCGAGCTTAATGTTTATTCTTCAAAGGCGTCACAAAGAAAAATCGTTTGGCATTATTTAGCCAGGGTTATCATACCAGCTCTAGCGAGACATACGGTATTTTGGCAAATTGAATCAAAAATGGATGAGGGTATGCCTGGCGGACGGTTTTGGTATCTTCCTGCCGTAGACTCTACGATTGAACCTAAGCAGCTTCTTCTCCCTGTACCGCGAGTCTTGAATTGGCTCATCGATTTAATTCAAGGAACTCATGAATCTATTGCTAGCAATTTGGAAAAAGATCTAAAAATTCATGATGGCCACGGTACAGTGTTAAAGAACCTTTACAATTGGAAAAAAGCCAAGAGTACTCCTGAAGTATCAAGTATTAATAATCTGTTCCTCGATAAAGTGAATATACAATTTTGTGGCTGCTTTGAGCCTGATGAAAAGTCTTCGCAATTTGAACAGGCTCTGGAGTTTATTGAAAAAAAAGGTTTGTCTTATGAAGACTTACAGCATGAAATAGCTATTGATTGTGAAGACTTAAAGCGAATAATAAGGAGTGAATGCCCAGCAGCGGAGCAGCAAGATTTTGTACAGAAACTAAAAGTACGATATCAGGCACCAAGCTCTGAAGTGATACGTATGAGGTTGCTGATAGCCAGAGCTATTCAAGAGGGGTATGAGCAATTAGTTAAGTATTTAACACCTGGAGTCGATAAGCTATGTTTTGACTTAAATGAAAATAAAACACTCCAATTAGTTGAACTTTACAACTACGTATATAATATAACTTTTAAAGCTCATATTCAAAAGGGAAGTTTAGGATACCATGCGGAAAATAAGTATTTTGAAGAACAACTTCCTTCCTTTTATAGGTATGATTTATTACGACTTTTTACCACAGACAATGAACACGATATCCCATGGAGTGCTTTAGATAGAATTAATTGTATTTTTAGCCGTTCTGGAGAAGAGGATATATTAGATAATGTCTTTCCTACGTCTCAAGATGAATTTGAAAAAATGTGTAAACTTATAAAAGAAGAAGGTGATTATTCAAATAATTACCTTATGCGTAGAGATGTTTTAATAGATAAACTAAAACAAAACAAAGCTCCATTTAAACAATTACAGAATATTGATGATTTTGAGCTAGTATATGGGGCTAGAATCGTTCAGATGAATCAATATTCAAATCCTAATATAGGTGAAATGATTGTTGAAAGGTTAAAATCTTTAGAAGCCACGCCTACAGAGTCGATGAGGCGAATATTATTTGAACTAGAAACTCATCTACTCCTTAAGAAGTTTGGTTCAAAAACCGAAGAAAAAGTATCTGCTTTACTAGATGAGGCGAAAAACTGTGATGATTTTAAATTTTCAAAAGCAAATATACTACGTTATGAAGCACTTCATTATATTGCGCAGAACAAGCTTAAAGAAGCAGAAAAAAATCTTAATTTGGCTATCGATGAATGTAAGAAATACAGCTTTGGAAAGTTTAGAGGATTGTTAGCTAGAGATGCATTCTCATTGGCTATAGCAAACCAAAAACTCATTCCTAATAATCACGAAAAGTACTTTAGAGACATGTACTACTGGGGTGGACTGAAAGTAGAATCTAATATTTATGACGTTTCGCGTGAGTTACATGAGTATTTTTGGGACAAGTTGTATCAATGCTATCCTAACTATCAACCGCTTTTTTCTTCTTGTTCTAGCGATATGGGAAAGTTTAGTCGTGATTTCGCAGAGTGTATAAAAAATGGATATTCTATTGAGCTAGTACTTAAAAAACACAAAGATTTAAAAAATAAACAACTGAAATATCCACAAGCAGATAGCATCATTTTGCTAATGATGAAGATGAGCTATGAAATGCGTGCTAAATTAAATTCTTATAAACAGATGGTACAAGTCGATATTGCTAATGAAGTTAGTAATGTATTTAGTGCGATGGTTACAGGCATCAGGAAAATCATCGAATTATGGCCAGAAATCGTTAATATAACTGACTTTAAACTCCAGACACCTTTGATGTTAGCTGCAAACAACAGAGATCATCAAACGGTAGAAGCATTACTAAAAGCAAACGCAGATCCGAATCTTCAAGATTTCACGGGTAGAACCGCCCTACATGCAGCAGCAGCTAGTCGATGCTTAAAATCAGCTTATCTCATACTAGAGCATGGTTGTGATGCGACGTTAATTAACGAAGAAGGTGAAACAGCGTTACATACGGCTATTCGCATGGGTGATCTGCCTATAATTGAACTATTAATTGAAAAGAAACCTGGGCTACTAAAAATTGAAGATTCAAAAGGAATAATACCTGAGCAATTGGCCAGAGAAATTGGCAATAATCCGCTAGCTTACGACGTTCTGAAGAACTTTCTCTTGTCTGAAGGCCGTAGTATTGTCACACACGAGACTTATAAGAAAATCTTAGAGGTTTTTTAA
- a CDS encoding DMT family transporter, which produces MNNPTVSRAIFLLVTANLLASLSDVSLKILNGEVPTFQYVFIRQSISLVLLLPFWLRLEKSQWEKGCDWITFWRAQLILLGSACAMIAITHLPLATANAMFYVGPLLVLPLAFVFLGERPAAGKIVATLLGFVGVLIVLRPEQFHWAAIVALGSALSMGVGNILIRKVPADQSLISTLFWTTLMTLPFAFALAYWQWSAIRFEHILWIVAINLFVLAYHALVVKAFQQAPASQIALAEYSGLAFVTFFGVIWFDEVPDSYTVLGILLIIVPMMPIRWKHWLKGKRRTAVSKG; this is translated from the coding sequence ATGAACAACCCAACCGTTTCTCGCGCCATCTTTCTACTGGTGACGGCCAATTTGCTTGCTTCCCTCTCGGATGTGTCACTCAAAATACTCAATGGCGAAGTGCCGACGTTTCAATATGTGTTTATTCGCCAGTCGATCAGCCTAGTGCTGCTATTGCCTTTCTGGCTTCGTCTGGAGAAATCGCAGTGGGAAAAGGGCTGCGACTGGATCACCTTTTGGCGCGCGCAACTGATCTTGCTCGGCAGCGCGTGCGCGATGATAGCGATCACCCATTTGCCACTGGCGACCGCCAATGCCATGTTCTACGTTGGCCCACTGCTGGTATTGCCTCTGGCTTTTGTCTTTTTGGGGGAACGCCCTGCCGCAGGAAAAATTGTTGCAACGTTATTGGGCTTTGTTGGTGTGCTGATTGTGCTGCGCCCAGAGCAGTTTCATTGGGCAGCGATTGTGGCATTGGGCAGCGCGTTATCCATGGGCGTGGGTAATATTCTGATCCGCAAAGTACCTGCCGATCAGTCGCTGATTTCCACGCTTTTTTGGACGACCTTAATGACGCTGCCCTTTGCTTTTGCCCTCGCCTACTGGCAATGGAGCGCGATTCGCTTCGAGCATATTTTATGGATTGTGGCGATCAATCTGTTTGTACTCGCCTACCACGCTTTGGTGGTGAAGGCATTTCAGCAAGCTCCGGCAAGCCAGATCGCTCTGGCCGAATATTCTGGCTTAGCGTTTGTCACCTTCTTTGGGGTGATTTGGTTTGATGAAGTGCCAGACAGTTACACCGTTTTAGGCATTCTACTGATCATTGTGCCTATGATGCCCATCCGCTGGAAACATTGGCTTAAGGGCAAAAGACGCACAGCGGTGAGTAAGGGTTAA